GTGGCCGAACAGACCGCGCGCCTGCGAAGAAGTGGGATGAGGCTGCATCAGGGCTCCTGAAATGAAGGGAGAAAGGCCTGTTAAATCTCGAGGGTTGCGGTGGGCTGCTGCAGGCGGTAGCGGACTGCGGCGTAGCGGGTGACGAAACCGATCTCGTGATAGAGCGCCAGGGCCTCGGGCGAGCAGAACTCGGCTCCCAAGAGCACCTCGAGGGCTCCCCGGTCGCGCAGCAGGGCGCAGGCGCGCGCCAGCAGGGACAGCCCGATGCCCTGCCCGTGCCACTGGGGAGCGACTCCCAGCATGTACACGTGACCTGCCTGGCCCTGCTCGGTCTCCTCGAGGCCCATAGAGACGTAGGCGAGGTCGTGTTCGCCACAGGTCAGAACCTGCCAGTCGCGCGGGTCGAAGTCGGGAGCGGCGTACCACTGCGCCACGGTTGCAGCCTCGAGCGGCAGCAGGCCTTCGCAGCCTGCGATGGCGGCGTTGTGCAGCCGGCGGAAGCGCTCGGCGCTCGCATGCTCCAGGCGCATTCCGGCCTCGAGGGGGGCGGGGGTCAGGGCCCGCAGGCGCGGCCCGGTCAGGCTGAGGCGGTGAAAGGTGCTGACCGCGCGGAACCCGCGTGCCTCGAGGCGGCGGCGCTGGTGCGCGCGCGACTCGGGCACGGTGATCTCGACCGGGAGGCCGCGGCTTACGGCAGCGTGGGTGGCGTAATCGAGCAGGTTCAGGTCCCCCTCCTCGGGCAGGTCGATCGGGTGCCACGCGGCAGGAGCCGAGTGGCGCGCCACGCTCTGCAGCGAGGTCCACAGCAGCGCCTCCGGACGGTCCAGCATGGCGGTGGCTGGGTTCGCTGCCTCCCGGCGGCCCTGCGGACCGACGAGCGAGGCAGCGACGTCCACGTCGGGAGCGCGGCGAAGTTTAAAAGTCAGGCTGGAGATCACGTGTCCTCCTGATCGTCCGAGTGCAAATCGTCTCCGGTCAGTTGAATAAAGGCGTCCTCGAGGGTGGCGTTGCCTCCGACCCTGGCGCGCAGTTCGTCCGCGCTGCCCTCGGCGACGAAGCGTCCGCCGTGAATGAAGGCGATGCGGTCGCACAGCCGTTCGGCCTCGGGCATGTCGTGCGTGGTGAGAATGATGGTGGCGTCGTGCGCGTCGCGCAGTTCCAGCACGAATTCCTGCACGTCGCGGCGCGACTTGGGGTCAAGGCCGGTGGTGGGTTCGTCGAGCAGCACGATCACCGGGCTGGCTAAAAAGGCGCGGGCGATGGCGACTTTCTGCTGCATTCCGCGGCTCATCTCCTCGAGCGGCTCGTAAAAGGCTTTCTCGCGCAGGCCCAAGCGGCGCAGGATCTCGAGGCTTTTCGCTTCGGCCTCGGCGCGCGGGATGCCGTACAGCCCGGCGGAGTACAGCAGGTTCTCGCGCGGGGAGAGCTTCTTGTAAAAGGCAGCGTCCACCGAGACGCGGTTCAGCAGGCGCCGCACCTGCGCCTCGTCTTTTTGCAGGTCCAGGCCGAAAATCTTGACCTCGCCCGAGTCTGGTATCAGCAGCGTGGAGATCGCGCGGATCAGGGTGGACTTGCCCGATCCGTTAGGACCCAAGATGCCGTAGATCTCGCCTTTTTTGACCGCGAAGGAGATGCCGTCCACCGCCGCAACGCGGGTGACGCGGGGCCTGAGCGCGCTGCCGCCGCCGCGCTTGGCAAAGCTCATGCGCAAATCGCGGACCGCGATGGCGGTGACGGGAGCAGAGGAGCGGGCAGCTTCGGCTTCGGCGTGCTGGGCAAGGGTCGTCGTCATGGCTCCTCCTGATGATTTCGGCGGGGTGGGGCGACGAAAACGCCCCCGGCGGGAGGCCGGGGGCGGGATCAGCGGAAGCTGCCTAGAGGGCGAGTCCGGACCACACATCCACCAGCCACGTGTGCGTTGGCTTAGCGGTGAAAACGTTATCGATCCGGCGCATCTGTACCCCTCCTTTACTACACAGTCTTACCCTGAGCATAGCCGCAGGCTCCGGGGGCTGACAAGCGGTGTAGGCCATGGTGCCTAGTAGCACACGTGGGTGGGCAGGAGGTGAGAGCCCGAAGCTAGGGAAGCGCCTCGAGGGACTGCGCGTGGCAGCGGTAACCGACCGTGCGGGCTCCCTGGACGACGGCGACCGGCGTCCGTCCCGACGCCCAGCAGGCCATACGCTGCTGCTGGCAGGCCGAGAAACCGCCGGGGCCGACGCTGCATTCCCCGGATATCTCGGGGGTTGGCGCCTCGAAACGGGGCGGCACGCCTTCGAGCGGTCCCCACGGGGCAGCCCAGGCGGAGGCGAGCAGGACGGTCACGGTCAATGCGGTCAGGGAAGGTCTGAACATACGCGCTCCTCGAGGTCAGGTGGCTTGCCGGGTCTTAAAGTGCACCCGGCGAACCGTTTTGTTCGGGCGACCTCAGGGTGCAGCAAGGCCCCTGAAATCAGCCTGAACCGTGACGGCACCCTGCCCGGAAAGGCCGCCCGGGTCGCTGGAACAAGTCCTCCGGGTGCCGTATGCTGGCGGTTGACGCGCCAATGAAGTGCGGCTGACATGCTGAGGCCGGGTACCCTGCCGGGCCTCCCAGAGGTTGAAAGATGAAAAAGCTAGTAGTGATAAGCAGCCTGGCCCTGCTGGCGGCGGGGGCCTCGGCCTCCCCCAGCGCCTACGTGGAACCCGCCTTCGAATTCAACGTGAACTCGAGGGGCGACTTCGGGGTGGGCCTCGAGGTTCCGCTGCACAACTTCCCGGTCGATGCGTCCTGGGAAGCGAACCTGACCCTGACGCGCGGCTTTGACGCCGAGGTGGCGGGCAAGGCCCTGCTGTTCCCGTCGCTGCTGCCCGAACCGCCGCTGGCGGTGGCCCTGCGCGGTGACCTCGAGTTCGGCGAGCGCGGGCTGGGCCTGCACCTCGGACCGCTGGCCTCGCTGGACTTCTCGCCCCTGACCCTTAACGCCGGGCTGTACCCGGGCTTCAAGGCGGGGCGCTTTGACCTGAAGTACCACCTGGGTGTGCGCTACTACTTCGACAACAACGCGCTCGATCTGGCCTGGGACAGCGGCGCACTGAAGCTGGGCGCGCGCCTGGCCTTCTGATGCAGCTGACCCGCCCTGAGCCGCGCCCCAAAGCGCGGACGCGGCTCAAGCTGGTTCCCGGCTGGTGGGGTCTGCTTCCGGCGCTGGCCGGCATGGCGCTGTTTCTGGGCTATCCGCTGATCCAAGTGATGGGCTTTTCCACCCTCGAGTGGGGCGGGCTCGGTGCGGGCACGCCGGTGGGCGCGCAGAACTACCTGCGCATGACCCAGGATCCCGAGCTGGGCCGCGCCCTGCTGGTCACGCTGGGCTTCGCAGCCCTGACCCTGCCGCTGTACGTGCTGCTGTCGGCCTTTGTCGCGATGGAACTCGAGGGCACGCGCCTCGAGCGGCCGATCAAGGCGCTGCTGTTCCTGCCCGGGCTGATCACGGTGGGGGCCTCGGCCATCTCGTGGTACACCCTGGCTGCGCCGGAGTACGGCCTGATCTCGCAGCTCACCGGCCTGAACATTCCCTGGGACCGCAGCGGCTTCGCAGCCCTGGCGGTGGTGGCCGCCTTCACACTGTGGCAGCACCTGGGCTACGGGGTGCTGGTCTTCTCGGCGGCCCTCAAGAACCTGCCGCAGGAGGTCCTCGAGGCCGCCCGGGTGGACGGCGCTTCGGAAGAGGCGCTGCGCTGGCGCATCGTGCTGCCGCTGCTGCGCCCCTCGCTGGTGTTTCTGGGCGTGGTGGGCTCGCTGTACGCGCTACAGTCGTACACCGCCGTGTTTCTGCTCACGCGCGGCGGACCGTTCGGGAGCACGCGGGTGGTGGGCTATTACCTGTACGAGGTGGCCTTCGAGCGCTATCAGCTGGGGTACGGTGCGGCGCTGTCGGTCGGCGTGTTGCTGCTGGCCTTCGCGGTGGCGGCCGTACAGGCCCGGCGCCTGAGGAGCGAGCTGTGAGCGTGCTGCGCAAGGCACTCACCGCCGTGGTGGTGGCGCTGGTGCTCGTACCGCTGCTGTGGCTGGCCTACTCGGCTTTTCTGCCGCGCGAGGCGCTGTACTCGGGTCAGCCGCTGACGCTGCGGCTGAGCTTCGAAAACTTCCGCAACCTCGCTCCGCTGGGCCTCGAGCGGCCGCTGGTGGTCAGCCTGCTGGCCAGTTCGGCGGTGGTGCTGCTGCAGTTGATGATCGCGCTTCCCGCAGCCTACGCGCTGCGCTCGGGCGCGCGGATGCTGGGGCTGTTCCTGCTGGCCCTGGCCATCCCGGCCGAACTGCTGCTGGTACCGCTGTACGGCCTGCTGCAGAGCCTGAAACTGCTGGCTACACCCTGGGCGCTGGTGCTGCCCTTCGCCGCCAGTCCCTTCGCGGTGTTTTTGCTGTACCAGGGCCTGCTGCGTCAGCCGTGGGCCTACGTCGAGGCCGCGCGCATCGACGGGGCAGGCGAGCTGACCATCATGACCCGCATCATGGCTCCGCTGCTGCGTGCCGAGCTGGCCGCCGCCGGGGTTCTGGCCTTCGCGGCGCACTGGAACTTGGTGCTGTATCCGCGCGTGGTGGCCCCGGAAACCTATCCCACCGTGCAAGTCGCCCTCGCCAACCTGCTGCGTTCCAGCGGCAACGACTGGGGCCTGCTCGGTGCGGCGGCGCTGGTGACCTCGCTGCCGATCGTGCTGCTGTACTTCGCTTTCGAGAAACAGATCTCCAAAACCTTTCAGGGAGGAATCAAATGAACGTCAAACTGCTCGCCGTCGCCCTGGCGATGGCCGGAACGGCCCTGGCCGCTCCCACCAAGATCACCTTCTGGCACTCGATGGAGTCCAGCAAGGACGATGTCAAGGCCCTGGCGGACGCCTTTAACCGCTCGCAGGACGACTACGAGATCGTGCCGCAGGTCGCAGGCAACTACCGCGAGGCGGAGACCAAACTGATCTCGGCGCTGCGCGCGAATTCGGGGCCGGTCATGTTCCAGGCCGAACTCTCGTTCTTTACCAAGCTCGCTGCCGATGGCGTGCTGGCCGATCTGAGCAGCCTGGAAAAAACGCTGCCCGAAGCCACCGTGAAGGATTTTTACCCGGCGGTATGGGAGTACGGCGAGGTGGGCGGTCGGCGCTACGGCCTGCCCTGGAACACCTCCACCCCGGTGCTGTACTACAACGCCAACGTCTTCAAGGCCAAGGGTGTCAAGCCCCCCAAAACCTACGCCGAATTCGAAGCGGCGGCCAAGAAGGTCTCCAACCGCGGCTCAAAGGGCTTTATCGCCATGGCGGACTCGTGGCAGTTCGAGCAGATGGTGCTCGCCCGCGGCGGCAACGTGGTCAAGGGCAACCAGCCCAACTTCGACTCGCCCGAGGTGGTCGACGCCCTCGAGATGCTGGTGCGCATGTCCAAAAACGGCTCGGCCAATCCGCGCAACCTGGGCGAGGCGCAGTTCGCCATCCTCGACTTCGTGCGCACCAAGAACTTCATGGCGGTCGCCTCGATCGCCAACTGGCCGGACATCTTGCCCTACAGCGTGGCCTTCGAGCTCGGCGTGGCCCCCATGCCCTGCGCCAAGACCTGCCAGGTGCCCTTCGGCGGTGCCGAGCTGGTGGTCTTGAAGAACGCCAGCGCCAAGGAGCAGGCGGGGGCTTTTGCCTTCTGGAAGTTCCTGGTCGAACCCAAAAACCTGGCCGACTGGGTACAGAAGACCTACTACGTCTCGCCGCGCCGCAGCGTGCTGCCGCTGCTCAAGGACTTCTACGCCCAGAACCCCTACCGCAAGACCGCCTTCGAGCAGCTTGATCAGGCGGTATCGCGCCCGCGCGTGCCCGGCTACGCCACGTGGCGCGCCTACCTCGAGGAGGCCATCGAACGGGCGACCAAGGGCGGCGTGCCCGCCCGCGCCGCCCTGCAAGAAGCCCAGCGCCGCGCCCTGGCCGCACGCTGAACATGCGGCTGGGATTCTCGCCGTCCACGGCCCGCATCCTCGACCTCGAGGCGGCTTACCGCCTGGCGGTCGAGCTGGACCTCGAGTTCCTCGAGCTGGCCTGGGAGTTGCAGGAAATTGACCCCCGGCTGCAGCACCCGGAGCGGGTGCGTGAGCTGTCGCGGGCAACCGGGGTGGGAGTCACGCTGCACCTGCCGTTCATGGAGCTCAACCTTGCCTCGGTGTTTCCGGGCGTGGCCCAAAACAGCCTCGAGCGGGTGCGGCGCGCGCTCGAGTACGGAGCGCGGGTGGATGCCAGCGTGGGCGTGTTGCATACCGGACGCGTGCCCGAGCACCATCCGCAGGTGCTCGAGGCGGCGTGGCACACCCTGCACGCCTCGCTGGAAGCGCTGCGCGACCCGCCGTTTCCGATCGCGCTGGAGAACACCGCCCTCGAGCCGCGTGACCTGCTGCGTGGTCCTGCCGAACTCGAGGCCCTGTGCGCCCGCTTTGGCATGGGGGCCACGCTGGACTTCGGGCACGCCTTCGTGGAAGGCGGCGCAGAACTGCTCGCCCGCTACCAGCAGGAGCTGACCCAGGTGCTGCACCTGCACCTGCACGACAACTCCGGCCAGGGCGACGAGCACCTGCCGGTGGGCCGGGGCGCGATTCCCTGGGAGGCACAGGCCGCATACCTGCGGACCTTTAGCGGAACCGCCGACCTCGAGATCGCGGGCAGCGAAGCCGAGGTGCGTGCGGCAGTGGCACACCTGCGGGCGGTGCTGGCCGGCTGAGCGCGCTGCGCAGGTACCCAGCCTGCTGGCGGTGCTGGGCTGCACGTGCGGCCCAGCACCGCCTTTTTATCGCTTGGGCGAGAGCAGGTAAACCGCGCCCGCCGCGTCGTCCGAGATCAGCAAGTTGCCCTGCTGGTCCGGCACCGCGTCTACGGGACGGCCCCACGCCTCGCCGTCCTCGCCCAGCCAGCCGCGCACCAGATCCAGGCTGTCTGCGGGCCGGTCGCGCACCCAGGGGAAGAACACCACCTTGTAGCCGATCGGTTCGGTGCGGTTCCACGAGCCGTGCAGCGCGGTCACCGCTCCCTGGCGGTAGGCTGCGGGCACCGGGGAGCCGTGCAGAAAGCTGAGCCCCAGCGGGGCCGAATGGGCCGGAATGCCCTGATCCACCCGTTCCATGGCGCCGCAGTCCACCCGGCCGTCCGCGTTGTTCTGCCAGTCCACGTTGAAGGGCATGTCCCTCAGCCCCGATCCGGTATCCGGATCAGGATTGCAAAACGGCCAGCCGAAGTTGTTGCCGCTCTCGACCCGCACGAATTCCTCCGGCGGATGGTTGTCCACGTAGGCGGGGATCACCTTGCCCAGGTCGCTGCTGCCATCGCCGTCAAAGTCACGGTCAAAAGGGTAGGCGATCTGGTCGCGGTTGTTGACCACCACCCAGAGCGATCCGTCCGGCGCGAAGGCCAAGCCCTCGGCGTTGCGCAGTCCCTGGGCGAACAGGGCCCGGTTGCCGCCGGCCGCATCGTACACGTAAATGGCCCCCTGCTTGGGATCCGCCTCGAGGTCACGCGGATCGGCGTTCGAGGAGGAGGCGATGGAGACGTACAGCCTGCCGTCTGCCACCGCGATGTTCTTGAGCTCGTGCCCGTAGTTTCCGCCCAGAGCGCTGCTGGAGTTGCGGTCGGGCAGGCCGGTCACGACCTCCTCACGAGCGCGGGTGGTCGTGTCACCGGACTGGTAGACCGAGCGGGTGATCCGGTGGCTCTCGGAGACGTAGAGGTAGGTGGTGTCGCCCTCGCGGTAAAAGACCATGTCGTGCGGATTGCGCAGGCCGCTCGCGAAGTCGTTGACGTTCGCCGGTCCCCCTGCAGCGCGCACGATCCGCAGCACCTTGCCGGTCGAGGGCTGCGACACCAGCACGTCGCCGTTCGGCGCGACCGCCAGGAAACGTGCCCGGGAAACGCGGGCCAGCACCGAAATCTCAAAGCCGGGGGGCACCTCGAGGCGCCGCTCGACGTCGAAGGGGGCCGAGCGCATGCTCTGGGGCACCGAGACGGTCACGGTCCTCGAGGCGGGTTGCGGCGTCTCCCCCACTTCTCCCGGTGGGTTGGCCCCGGAGGGGTTCTGGGCGTTCGAGCAAGCACCCAGGGCGGCGAGCAGCAGTGTAACCAGCAGCGGACGGGCAGAACGGGCACGTTCGTTCACGGGACACCTCGGAATTCAGGTTGGACAACGTTCCTCCCGAGGATAGAAGGCCCGCGTGAACCCTGCCCGTTTTCCGGCTTAAGTCATCTTTCCCGAACCTGCGCCGCCGGACCCTCGAGCCGCCGGAGCGGGTCCGAACCACCGCCCTCGAGGCGGCGCTCGAACTCGCGGATGTTCGAGGCAGCCAGCACGCCGAGTGCCAGCAGGTGCCGCATGGCCGCCGTGTCAGAGCGGTCACGGTGCAGCAGGCGGTTAATCTCCTCGATGCTCGCCTCGCGCGGCCCGCGCTCGAGCAGTTCAAAGCGGTCGCCGGGGGCCACCCGACCGGCCTCGAGGACCCGAAAATAAAAGCCGGTCAGGCCCGCCTGCTGCACCCACAGCGACATCTTCGGCTCGCCGTGCAGCGCAGAGAGCTTGAAGCACGGCTGGCGCGGCTGCGACACCTGCACGGTGGCCGTACCGATTCGGAAGACGTCGTGCAGACACACGTTCTCCTCGAGCAGTCCTGAGACGGTGAAGTTCTCGCCGAAGGCGGGCACCTCGAGGTCACGGCCCAGCCGGTCCTTCCAGGCGGCGTAGTGTTCGATCGGGTAAACGCACACGGCCTTGTCGGGTCCTCCGTGCACCCGCAAGTCGGCCTGGCCGTCGCCCGCGAGGCCTGTGGCACCCAGGGTCAGCGCCTCGCTCACCGGGCGCTTGCGAATTCCGCTGGGCACGTGGGTGTCCCGGTAGGCCAGAGGCTGGGGAAGGCCGACGTTCAGGCTGACAAGACGCGCACTCATGGGCCCAGCCTACCGCTTGGGGCGCGGGTAGCCCAGCACCATTTGCGATCAACCGCTCAAGCCGCACTCCTGATCCGCTCAAAAAACACTTCTAAACTGAATTCATGAAAAAGTTAGTGCTGCTGGCAGCGCTCGCCGCCTTTTCCGCACAGGCACAGCAGGCCCGCACGCTGATCAGCGGCCTCGAGGTGCCCTGGGACCTGACCTTCGCCCCCGATGGCGCGCTCTACTTCACCGAACGGGGCGGCCGGGTCAGCCGCTACCAGGACGGCAAACGCACCACTTTGGCCCGACTCGAGGTGCGCAGCGGCGGTGAGGCCGGACTGATGGGCCTGGCCCTGGAACCGGACTTTCCCAAGACCCCGCACATCTACTTGTGTTACAGCTACTCGGAGGGCGGAGCCAAAAACAAGATCTCGCGCTTTACCCTCTCCGGAAACCGGCTGGGTTCCGAGCGGACCCTGTTGGCCAACCTGCCCGGCGGCGCGATCCACAACGGCTGCCGCCTGACGTTTGGTCCCGACGGCAAACTGTACGCCACCACCGGCGACGCGGGCAACGCGGCACTGGCGCAGCAGCGCGGCTCGCTGGGCGGCAAGATCTTGCGCCTGAACAAGGACGGATCGGTACCGGACGACAATCCTTTCAAGGGCTCGCCGGTGTACTCGCTGGGTCACCGCAACCCACAGGGCCTGATATTCGTGGGCAACCGGCTGTACTCGACCGAGCACGGCCCCGGCGACAACGACGAGGTCAACCGCATTCAGGCCGGAAAAAACTACGGCTGGCCCGAGGTAGGTGGCACGCGCTCCACCGCCCGGTTCACCGGAGCGCTCAAGTCCTACTCGCCCACCCTGGCCGTCTCGGGCCTGGACGCCCTGAACAACGGCGACCTGATCTTGACCAGCCTCAAGGCCGGGCAACTGCGCCGCCTGCGCCTCGAGGGGGATCGGGTGGTCTCCGACCGCCTGCTGGTCAACGGCCAGTACGGCCGCCTGCGCGACGTGGCGGTGGGACCGGACGGCAAACTGTACGTGGCCACCTCGAACCGCGACGGACGCGGCACACCCCGGGGGCAAGACGACCGCATCCTGGTGATCGAGCCCTAGTTCAGGGCAGACGCAGCCGTACCGCACCCACGCGGTCGGTGCGCCACACCTGCGTCCCGGCCGCCTCGAGCCGCGCGATCACGTCCGGGGCCGGGTGCCCATACCCGTTGCGCCCAACCGAGATCACGGCCATCCGGGGCCGGGTCTCTTGCAGCAGCTTCTCGGAAGTCGAGTGCCTCGAGCCGTGATGCGCTACCTTGAGCAGGTCCAGCTCTCCCAATCCCAG
This window of the Deinobacterium chartae genome carries:
- a CDS encoding PQQ-dependent sugar dehydrogenase, translating into MNERARSARPLLVTLLLAALGACSNAQNPSGANPPGEVGETPQPASRTVTVSVPQSMRSAPFDVERRLEVPPGFEISVLARVSRARFLAVAPNGDVLVSQPSTGKVLRIVRAAGGPANVNDFASGLRNPHDMVFYREGDTTYLYVSESHRITRSVYQSGDTTTRAREEVVTGLPDRNSSSALGGNYGHELKNIAVADGRLYVSIASSSNADPRDLEADPKQGAIYVYDAAGGNRALFAQGLRNAEGLAFAPDGSLWVVVNNRDQIAYPFDRDFDGDGSSDLGKVIPAYVDNHPPEEFVRVESGNNFGWPFCNPDPDTGSGLRDMPFNVDWQNNADGRVDCGAMERVDQGIPAHSAPLGLSFLHGSPVPAAYRQGAVTALHGSWNRTEPIGYKVVFFPWVRDRPADSLDLVRGWLGEDGEAWGRPVDAVPDQQGNLLISDDAAGAVYLLSPKR
- a CDS encoding sugar phosphate isomerase/epimerase family protein, whose protein sequence is MRLGFSPSTARILDLEAAYRLAVELDLEFLELAWELQEIDPRLQHPERVRELSRATGVGVTLHLPFMELNLASVFPGVAQNSLERVRRALEYGARVDASVGVLHTGRVPEHHPQVLEAAWHTLHASLEALRDPPFPIALENTALEPRDLLRGPAELEALCARFGMGATLDFGHAFVEGGAELLARYQQELTQVLHLHLHDNSGQGDEHLPVGRGAIPWEAQAAYLRTFSGTADLEIAGSEAEVRAAVAHLRAVLAG
- a CDS encoding GNAT family N-acetyltransferase, producing the protein MISSLTFKLRRAPDVDVAASLVGPQGRREAANPATAMLDRPEALLWTSLQSVARHSAPAAWHPIDLPEEGDLNLLDYATHAAVSRGLPVEITVPESRAHQRRRLEARGFRAVSTFHRLSLTGPRLRALTPAPLEAGMRLEHASAERFRRLHNAAIAGCEGLLPLEAATVAQWYAAPDFDPRDWQVLTCGEHDLAYVSMGLEETEQGQAGHVYMLGVAPQWHGQGIGLSLLARACALLRDRGALEVLLGAEFCSPEALALYHEIGFVTRYAAVRYRLQQPTATLEI
- a CDS encoding ABC transporter ATP-binding protein; translated protein: MTTTLAQHAEAEAARSSAPVTAIAVRDLRMSFAKRGGGSALRPRVTRVAAVDGISFAVKKGEIYGILGPNGSGKSTLIRAISTLLIPDSGEVKIFGLDLQKDEAQVRRLLNRVSVDAAFYKKLSPRENLLYSAGLYGIPRAEAEAKSLEILRRLGLREKAFYEPLEEMSRGMQQKVAIARAFLASPVIVLLDEPTTGLDPKSRRDVQEFVLELRDAHDATIILTTHDMPEAERLCDRIAFIHGGRFVAEGSADELRARVGGNATLEDAFIQLTGDDLHSDDQEDT
- a CDS encoding PQQ-dependent sugar dehydrogenase; this encodes MKKLVLLAALAAFSAQAQQARTLISGLEVPWDLTFAPDGALYFTERGGRVSRYQDGKRTTLARLEVRSGGEAGLMGLALEPDFPKTPHIYLCYSYSEGGAKNKISRFTLSGNRLGSERTLLANLPGGAIHNGCRLTFGPDGKLYATTGDAGNAALAQQRGSLGGKILRLNKDGSVPDDNPFKGSPVYSLGHRNPQGLIFVGNRLYSTEHGPGDNDEVNRIQAGKNYGWPEVGGTRSTARFTGALKSYSPTLAVSGLDALNNGDLILTSLKAGQLRRLRLEGDRVVSDRLLVNGQYGRLRDVAVGPDGKLYVATSNRDGRGTPRGQDDRILVIEP
- a CDS encoding ABC transporter permease subunit — its product is MSVLRKALTAVVVALVLVPLLWLAYSAFLPREALYSGQPLTLRLSFENFRNLAPLGLERPLVVSLLASSAVVLLQLMIALPAAYALRSGARMLGLFLLALAIPAELLLVPLYGLLQSLKLLATPWALVLPFAASPFAVFLLYQGLLRQPWAYVEAARIDGAGELTIMTRIMAPLLRAELAAAGVLAFAAHWNLVLYPRVVAPETYPTVQVALANLLRSSGNDWGLLGAAALVTSLPIVLLYFAFEKQISKTFQGGIK
- a CDS encoding ABC transporter substrate-binding protein, which encodes MNVKLLAVALAMAGTALAAPTKITFWHSMESSKDDVKALADAFNRSQDDYEIVPQVAGNYREAETKLISALRANSGPVMFQAELSFFTKLAADGVLADLSSLEKTLPEATVKDFYPAVWEYGEVGGRRYGLPWNTSTPVLYYNANVFKAKGVKPPKTYAEFEAAAKKVSNRGSKGFIAMADSWQFEQMVLARGGNVVKGNQPNFDSPEVVDALEMLVRMSKNGSANPRNLGEAQFAILDFVRTKNFMAVASIANWPDILPYSVAFELGVAPMPCAKTCQVPFGGAELVVLKNASAKEQAGAFAFWKFLVEPKNLADWVQKTYYVSPRRSVLPLLKDFYAQNPYRKTAFEQLDQAVSRPRVPGYATWRAYLEEAIERATKGGVPARAALQEAQRRALAAR
- a CDS encoding MOSC domain-containing protein; translation: MSARLVSLNVGLPQPLAYRDTHVPSGIRKRPVSEALTLGATGLAGDGQADLRVHGGPDKAVCVYPIEHYAAWKDRLGRDLEVPAFGENFTVSGLLEENVCLHDVFRIGTATVQVSQPRQPCFKLSALHGEPKMSLWVQQAGLTGFYFRVLEAGRVAPGDRFELLERGPREASIEEINRLLHRDRSDTAAMRHLLALGVLAASNIREFERRLEGGGSDPLRRLEGPAAQVRER
- a CDS encoding carbohydrate ABC transporter permease, translated to MQLTRPEPRPKARTRLKLVPGWWGLLPALAGMALFLGYPLIQVMGFSTLEWGGLGAGTPVGAQNYLRMTQDPELGRALLVTLGFAALTLPLYVLLSAFVAMELEGTRLERPIKALLFLPGLITVGASAISWYTLAAPEYGLISQLTGLNIPWDRSGFAALAVVAAFTLWQHLGYGVLVFSAALKNLPQEVLEAARVDGASEEALRWRIVLPLLRPSLVFLGVVGSLYALQSYTAVFLLTRGGPFGSTRVVGYYLYEVAFERYQLGYGAALSVGVLLLAFAVAAVQARRLRSEL